Genomic DNA from Paenibacillus borealis:
CTGATCAAAGGATCACAATGCCTGATTGTCCCGGGTGCCGGCCACCGGCCGCATATGGGAAGAGAACAGCCGGTGCTGGTAAACGATACGATCCTTGAATTTCTCGCAAAGAATTCAAACCTCAAGTGAAAGGGCTGTACATATGAAGAAAGTTATCGTAATCGGAGCAGGGATTCTCGGGGCATCCACAGCCTATCAGTTAGCAAGAATGGGGGCAGATGTCCTGGTAATCGACCGCAAAGATCATGGGCAAGCCACGGATGCGGCCGCAGGCATCATCTGTCCCTGGCTGTCCCAGCGGCGTAATCAGGCCTGGTACCGGCTGGCGAAGGCAGGTGCGCGATTTTATCCTGAGCTGATCAGGGAACTTGAGCAAGGAGGCGAAACCCATACTGGCTATGCCCGGGTAGGTGCACTTAGTATTCATACGGATGCGGGCAAGCTGGACAAAATAGAAGAGCGGGCACGTCTGCGGTTGGCAGATGCACCGGAAATCGGAGAAATTACGCGGCTTTCGGCTGAAGAAACCTGTGAACGGTTCCCTCTGCTTGCCGGAGGCTATGCCTCTGTGCATATCAGCGGTGCCGCCCGGGTAGATGGCCGTGCCCTGCGTGATGCATTGCTTCATGCTGCGCAGCAGCAGGGTGCCACCAGGATTACCGGAGATGCGGCGCTTCAACATGAGTCTGGGCGGGTAACCGGGGTTACTGTAGGTGCGGAGTGTTTCCCGGCGGATGAAGTTATTGTGTGCGCAGGCGCCTGGGCGAACCCGCTGCTCCAGCCACTTGGCATTGACTTCAAAGTCAGTTACCAAAAGGGGCAAATTATGCACTTGCAGGTTTCTGACCATCAGAATACGGGAGAATGGCCGGTAGTCATCCCGCCGAGTGATCAATATCTGCTCGCTTTTGACCGGCAGCAAATTGTGATCGGGGCTACACATGAGAATGATGTGGAAGGATATAATACCAGAGTGACTGCAGGAGGTATGCAGGAGATTCTGAATAAGGGACTGGAGGTGGCTCCTGAACTGGCAGACAGTGCCTTTGGTGAAGTTAGGGTAGGTTTCCGTCCGTTTACACCAGGCTTCCTTCCGGTTATAGGTGCTGTTCCAGGCTGGAAGGGTCTAATCGCAGCCAATGGACTGGGTGCCTCGGGACTCACGATGGGTCCTTTTATCGGGAGTCAGCTGGCGAAGCTGGCACTCGGCAGTGCGCCAGATATCGATATAAGCGCTTATAACCTACAGGCAGCGATTGAGAGCAGATGATTACGAATTCATTTCCTGCAATGGAAGGAATAGATTCAATTCTGCCGTTCAATTGAACTTTTGTTTGACAGAAGAAGATGTGTAATCCATAATACAATCCATACTAAACATATATGATTTATAGGAAGGGTGGATCACACGTGACCAAGTTAAAGGCTACATTTAGAAAAACGATTGGAATGGGGACACTGACAGTAATGTTTGTAGTGCTGCTGGCAGGATGCTCAGGTTCCAACAACAATGCGGACACCAGTAATGGCGCTCAGGCAAGTGCGAGTCCAGCCGCAACAGAAAGCACAAGCACAGCAGAACCATCTGCAGGAGGCACTTTTACCTATGGCCGGCCGGCTTCCGTAACCTCGTTTGATCTGCATAACCAGATCACCTCCAATAATGCGTTTGCGATTGATAAAGTGTTTGAATCTTTGGTCGCTTTTGACAGCAAGGGTGAAATTAAGGACTTTCTTGCCCAGTCCCACACGATCAGCGAAGACGGCTTAACGTATACCTTCGTATTGCGTGACGGTCTGAAGTTCTCGAACGGAACGCCAGTCACAGCGGAGGATGCTGTGTTCTCCCTGAACCGTCATTTGACGGTTGAAGGGCCTCTGGCGATCTCGGCGACGGTCGAATCCTTCAAGGCACAGGATGACAAGACACTGGTGATTAAGCTGAAAGAACCCTACACACCATTCATCTCCGAGCTGTCGAACTTCTCGAACGGTATTATCCCGAATAATTTCGGCGGGGTTTCCGAAGAAGAATTCTTCAAGAAGCCGGTAGGCACGGGACCTTTCGTAGTTGAA
This window encodes:
- a CDS encoding NAD(P)/FAD-dependent oxidoreductase, which gives rise to MKKVIVIGAGILGASTAYQLARMGADVLVIDRKDHGQATDAAAGIICPWLSQRRNQAWYRLAKAGARFYPELIRELEQGGETHTGYARVGALSIHTDAGKLDKIEERARLRLADAPEIGEITRLSAEETCERFPLLAGGYASVHISGAARVDGRALRDALLHAAQQQGATRITGDAALQHESGRVTGVTVGAECFPADEVIVCAGAWANPLLQPLGIDFKVSYQKGQIMHLQVSDHQNTGEWPVVIPPSDQYLLAFDRQQIVIGATHENDVEGYNTRVTAGGMQEILNKGLEVAPELADSAFGEVRVGFRPFTPGFLPVIGAVPGWKGLIAANGLGASGLTMGPFIGSQLAKLALGSAPDIDISAYNLQAAIESR